A single Vigna radiata var. radiata cultivar VC1973A chromosome 8, Vradiata_ver6, whole genome shotgun sequence DNA region contains:
- the LOC106772148 gene encoding V-type proton ATPase subunit B 1, with the protein MGVAQNVHDTEEGTLEIGMEYRTVSGVAGPLVILDKVKGPKFQEIVNIRLGDGTTRRGQVLEVDGEKAVVQVFEGTSGIDNKFTTVQFTGEVLKTPVSLDMLGRIFNGSGKPIDNGPPILPEAYLDISGSSINPSERTYPEEMIQTGISTIDVMNSIARGQKIPLFSAAGLPHNEIAAQICRQAGLVKRLEKSDNLLESGEEDNFAIVFAAMGVNMETAQFFKRDFEENGSMERVTLFLNLANDPTIERIITPRIALTTAEYLAYECGKHVLVILTDMSSYADALREVSAAREEVPGRRGYPGYMYTDLATIYERAGRIEGRKGSITQIPILTMPNDDITHPTPDLTGYITEGQIYIDRQLYNRQIYPPINVLPSLSRLMKSAIGEGMTRRDHADVSNQLYANYAIGKDVQAMKAVVGEEALSSEDLLYLEFLEKFERKFVAQGAYDTRNIFQSLDLAWTLLRIFPRELLHRIPAKTLDQYYSRDAGN; encoded by the exons ATGGGCGTGGCTCAGAATGTTCACGATACGGAGGAGGGTACCTTGGAGATTGGAATGG AATACAGAACTGTATCTGGAGTTGCTGGACCACTGGTTATTCTTGACAAAGTTAAG GGACCCAAATTTCAAGAGATTGTTAATATTCGTTTAGGAGATGGAACTACTCGGCGTGGACAAGTTCTAGAGGTTGATGGTGAAAAGGCTGTTGTTCAG GTATTTGAAGGTACATCTGGGATTGACAATAAATTTACAACAGTGCAATTTACTGGAGAG GTGTTAAAAACTCCTGTCTCTTTGGATATGCTTGGGCGCATATTTAATGGCTCTGGAAAACCAATTGATAACGGTCCACCAATTTTACCTGAGGCATACCTAGATATTTCTG GAAGTTCTATCAATCCTAGTGAGAGAACCTATCCCGAGGAGATGATACAGACAGGAATATCTACAATTGATGTCATGAATTCTATTGCTAGAGGTCAAAAGATCCCTTTATTCTCAGCAGCTGGTCTCCCCCATAATGAAATTGCTGCACAGATATGTCGTCAGGCTGGCTTAGTCAAGCGACTTGAGAAATCTGATAATCTACTTGAG AGTGGAGAAGAGGACAATTTTGCTATTGTTTTTGCAGCTATGGGAGTTAACATGGAGACTGCACAGTTTTTCAAACGTGACTTTGAGGAGAATGGGTCAATGGAGAGAGTGACTCTTTTCCTTAATTTG GCAAACGATCCTACAATTGAGCGAATTATCACTCCTCGTATTGCTCTCACTACTGCTGAATATTTGGCTTATGAATGTGGCAAGCACGTTCTTGTGATACTCACAGATATGAGTTCTTATGCTGATGCTCTTCGTGAG GTATCTGCTGCCCGAGAAGAAGTGCCAGGAAGACGTGGTTATCCCGGATACATGTATACAGATCTTGCAACAATTTATGAACGTGCTGGAAGAATTGAGGGGCGTAAAGGCTCTATTActcaaattccaattttaaccATGCCCAACGATG ATATTACGCACCCAACTCCTGATCTGACAGGATATATCACTGAGGGGCAGATATATATCGACAGGCAGCTGTATAACAGACAG ATATACCCACCAATCAATGTCCTCCCATCACTATCTCGGTTGATGAAG AGTGCTATTGGTGAGGGAATGACCAGAAGGGATCATGCTGATGTTTCCAACCAG CTCTATGCAAATTATGCTATTGGAAAGGATGTTCAGGCAATGAAAGCAGTGGTTGGAGAAGAAGCACTTTCATCAGAGGACCTG CTGTATCTGGAATTTTTGGAGAAGTTTGAGAGGAAGTTTGTTGCCCAGGGAGCTTACGACACCCGTAATATATTCCAGTCGCTAGATCTTGCATGGACCTTACTCAGGATTTTCCCTCGTGAACTTCTTCATCGTATACCAGCCAAGACTCTTGACCAGTATTACAGCCGAGATGCTGGTAATTGA
- the LOC106771306 gene encoding probable histone H2B.3 has product MAKGEKKPAEKKPAEKAPEKAKAEKKIPKDATSGDKKKKRKAKNVETYKIYIFKVLKQVHPDIGISSKAMGIMNSFINEIFEKLAQESSRLARYNKKPTITSREIQTAVRLVLPGELAKHAVSEGTKAVTKFTSS; this is encoded by the coding sequence ATGGCCAAGGGCGAGAAGAAACCCGCTGAGAAAAAGCCCGCGGAGAAGGCTCCGGAGAAGGCGAAGGCAGAGAAGAAGATTCCCAAGGATGCTACCTCCGGtgacaagaagaagaagagaaaggcGAAGAATGTGGAAACCTACAAAATCTATATCTTCAAGGTTCTGAAGCAGGTTCACCCTGACATTGGGATCTCCAGCAAGGCAATGGGGATCATGAACAGTTTCATCAATGAAATATTTGAGAAGCTTGCACAAGAATCATCTAGATTGGCTCGTTACAACAAGAAGCCTACAATCACATCCCGTGAGATTCAGACCGCTGTTCGTCTTGTCCTTCCTGGTGAACTCGCTAAGCATGCCGTCTCAGAAGGCACTAAGGCTGTAACCAAATTTACTAGTTCTTAA